The Pelodiscus sinensis isolate JC-2024 chromosome 4, ASM4963464v1, whole genome shotgun sequence genomic sequence AAGGACTTGTTTGCTGTTGGGAGGGATGGGAAATGATTGTTTGCTTTTAATTGTTGCTCATAAACTAAAACTATATAGCAAATTTACTTTCATTAATAGAGAGAGATGGCTCTTTTTATAGAACTATGAAAAAGTTACATTGATTTTGGTTTAGCAGACTTTCCATTAGATACCAGCAGTATTCTACTCCCTTTTTGTGGTAATTGGCTGTGAGCTCCCACCATAAGCATTAATGCATTTCTTGGGATATACTGCTTAATAAGCAAAGACAATTCCATtagaaagtattttgaaattattctggAATGGATGTTTGGTGGCTTTTATGTTCCCACCTATAATTGATCATCTGCTTCATAAGATAAGTTGAGCTCACACCTTGCAAGGTAATATATAAACTGAGAGCACTCTCTCCTGGCAGTGGGGAAAAGTTCTGTGCGCTGATTCATATGGTAACTGAAGTACTAACCAAACTGTGTCCCTGTACATTATTTAACAAGATGCTTCCATTTGCCGTTTcaggtcccactgaaatcaaccaGACATGTCAGTTTTCAAGATGAAGATGAAATTGTTAGAATAAATCCTCGTGATATTTTAATACGTCGTTATGCAGACTACAGACATCCTGACATGTGGAAAAATGACTTGGAGAGGGATGAGATGGACTCCAATATACAGTTTTCTAAGTCTGACAATAAAAAATTGGACTATCTTTATCCATGTGGGGATGGAACTAAGCTGAATTCACTAAAGGACACAAAGAATTCTGTGGTATTTAAAACACAGCCTTCctcattaaaatttaaaaagtcaaaaagaaggaaagaagacGGTGAGCGTTCTCGCTGCATATACTGCCAGGAGAGATTTAATCATGAAGAGAATGGCAGGGGGAAATGTCAAGATGCTCCAGATCCTATAAAAAGATGCATATACCAAGTTAGTTGCATGCTTtgtgcagagagcatgctatatCACTGCATGTCAGACTCTGAAGGCGATTTCTCTGACCCCTGTTCATGTGACACTAGTGATGACAAGTTCTGCTTACGATGGTTAGCCCTAATAGCTTTGTCATTCATTGCCCCATGTATGTGCTGCTACCTCCCCTTGAGAGCATGCCATCACTGTGGTGAGGTATGTGGGTGCTGTGGAGGAAAGCATAAAGCTGCTGGATGAACAGTTTAGTGCCAGATAGAGCTGAAAATCTTTGTTTCCAGGAAGCATCTATCTTGGATTTGTGGAAGCTTTTGGCAAGCAAAAGGAAATCTTATCTCGTGTAAGAGAAGCCTGATGTGGAAGAAGCAGCAAGACTTGTCAGACCGTAGCATTTTACAAATGCTAGCCATGCCTAACTATTTCCTTTCAGTGCATGGTGTTTCGTTGCGAGTTATGaaggcatttggaaaaggaagcCTTTTCTTATTATTGGCTATAAAATGAGTATATAAACTACAATATACTAAAAGGGATTAACTTTTGCCATTTTGTACATTCATGGTTTAGGTGATGGGGCTCTTAAAAGAATTACAAATTATTTGAGAGGAAATTAAAAGTGCACTAATGACAGTTGatttaaaactaagaaaagtTAATACGTGGCAAATGAGAAATGAAACTGATTTAAGTGCAACTAAATCACTTATTAATAGATTTTGGAAGCAGCTTTATATATAAATAACAAATGTTTATATTTAACTAAATGTGTAAGGTACGAATTATTACATATTCaacttttctttccccttccagaTATAGAGTAGGTATGTATCAT encodes the following:
- the SPRED1 gene encoding sprouty-related, EVH1 domain-containing protein 1 isoform X2, giving the protein MDSILQKISNSNSYARVRAVVMTRDDSSGGWLPLGGGGLSCVTVFKDIQQEENSCSDFLIHGERLRDKTVVLECTLKKDLIYNKVTPTFHHWKIDDKKFGLTFQSPADARAFDRGIRRAVEDLSQGCPPLHSDAEVVEDGFHAIQENTSTSLKDHLFQHETIVTNEPYKSPNIRPSTFEELNSRRPYFPCQPNQVPLKSTRHVSFQDEDEIVRINPRDILIRRYADYRHPDMWKNDLERDEMDSNIQFSKSDNKKLDYLYPCGDGTKLNSLKDTKNSVVFKTQPSSLKFKKSKRRKEDGERSRCIYCQERFNHEENGRGKCQDAPDPIKRCIYQVSCMLCAESMLYHCMSDSEGDFSDPCSCDTSDDKFCLRWLALIALSFIAPCMCCYLPLRACHHCGEVCGCCGGKHKAAG
- the SPRED1 gene encoding sprouty-related, EVH1 domain-containing protein 1 isoform X1, whose product is MSEETATSNNDNSYARVRAVVMTRDDSSGGWLPLGGGGLSCVTVFKDIQQEENSCSDFLIHGERLRDKTVVLECTLKKDLIYNKVTPTFHHWKIDDKKFGLTFQSPADARAFDRGIRRAVEDLSQGCPPLHSDAEVVEDGFHAIQENTSTSLKDHLFQHETIVTNEPYKSPNIRPSTFEELNSRRPYFPCQPNQVPLKSTRHVSFQDEDEIVRINPRDILIRRYADYRHPDMWKNDLERDEMDSNIQFSKSDNKKLDYLYPCGDGTKLNSLKDTKNSVVFKTQPSSLKFKKSKRRKEDGERSRCIYCQERFNHEENGRGKCQDAPDPIKRCIYQVSCMLCAESMLYHCMSDSEGDFSDPCSCDTSDDKFCLRWLALIALSFIAPCMCCYLPLRACHHCGEVCGCCGGKHKAAG
- the SPRED1 gene encoding sprouty-related, EVH1 domain-containing protein 1 isoform X3, translated to MTRDDSSGGWLPLGGGGLSCVTVFKDIQQEENSCSDFLIHGERLRDKTVVLECTLKKDLIYNKVTPTFHHWKIDDKKFGLTFQSPADARAFDRGIRRAVEDLSQGCPPLHSDAEVVEDGFHAIQENTSTSLKDHLFQHETIVTNEPYKSPNIRPSTFEELNSRRPYFPCQPNQVPLKSTRHVSFQDEDEIVRINPRDILIRRYADYRHPDMWKNDLERDEMDSNIQFSKSDNKKLDYLYPCGDGTKLNSLKDTKNSVVFKTQPSSLKFKKSKRRKEDGERSRCIYCQERFNHEENGRGKCQDAPDPIKRCIYQVSCMLCAESMLYHCMSDSEGDFSDPCSCDTSDDKFCLRWLALIALSFIAPCMCCYLPLRACHHCGEVCGCCGGKHKAAG